Proteins encoded together in one Mycobacterium simiae window:
- the pks2 gene encoding sulfolipid-1 biosynthesis phthioceranic/hydroxyphthioceranic acid synthase: protein MQSRVTPIAVIGMGCRLPGGIDSPDGFWQALLRGDDLVTDIPPERWNVEEHYDPERGVPDRSVSRWGGFIDDVGGFDAAFFGFGEREATAIDPQHRLLLETSWEAIEHAGIVPASLSGSRTGVFVGLCQQDYTLMTGDAGVLGDAYGYTCTPFSMASGRIAYGLGLLGPAITMDTSCSSGLLAVHLACRSLDSGESDMALAGGAMLVLDPRVSTSASGQGMLSPTGRCHTFDVAADGFVRSDGCAVVVLKRLSDAVRDGDRILAVVRGTAANQDGRSETITTPSSVAQAAVYRAALAAAGVDPSTVGVVEAHGTGTPKGDPLEFTSLAEVYGASGNRVALGSAKSNVGHTEAAAGAVGLVKAVLELHHGVVPPMAHFTRLPDELARIDTGLFVPQEVTPWPDKRDAQGPVPRRVGVTSFGMSGTNVHAVLEQAPDGPAELSVRPAPDALVLPLSSTSAGELRRTAGRLADWLAANKAGVYAADLAYTLGRRRGHRRVRTAVVAGNNLDELTARLREIACSETPYPPAAGRDDRGPVWTFSGQGSQWAAMGAELLAKEPAFAATVAQAEPLIAAESGFSVTEAMSVPETVTGIGRVQPTLFAFQVAMAEAMRSHGVQPGAVIGHSMGEIAAAVVAGALSLPDGVKVICRRSELMSRVAGAGAMATVELPAQQVRDELAARGIGDVVVSVIASPNSVVIGGAAQRVRDLVAGWEARDVMAREVAVDVASHSSQVDPILADLAVRLADLTPDVPKVPYYSATLDDPRSAPAFDAGYWVHNLRQSVKFAAAVHAALDDGHRVFGEPSPHPLLTRAVEQTAAAADVVVHALAGMRREQPAPHGLLGFLADLYSAGAAIDFAALYPAGRLVDAPLPTWTRQRLLVEADESARRGECTVAVHPLLGAHVRLPEEPQRHAWQGEIGTVALPWLAEHQVNGVAVFPGAGFCEMALAGAAEIFGPDAEVRNVRFEQMLLMDDETPVSAVASIKDAGVAEFAVDTDRDGERSRTATAQLCRTGDASAEEKPQRRDIATLLATHPRRTDGVALRCSFAERGVDYGPAFAGLVSAYNAEGKSRSVVAEVEVPRVVRSQQGSYGVHPALLDACFQTVLAHPAIKDAAQVGLLLPVSVARLRRYAPARGTRYCHARIVSASESALEVDLDLLDETGAMVLAVEGLRMAASGGGAEQLMTERLLTVEWQRQTLPAAPERPVGNWLLITTAEADLLGSRLADALKSLAAQPCPLTWPQQADHSAKIAELSAAVRGGIEGVVIVCPPPAGPPDEQGLLQGREQVRHLVRMIRELPEMSAKPPRLYVLTRRAQLVLGDDQPNLVQAGLRGLLRVVGAENPQLHTTQIDLADDEDIELVAQELRSGTAEDETAWRGGQWYTARLRCTPLGADERRTTTVHHETEQLRALVRHPGDLQTLEFVAFDRTAPGVGEVEIAVEASSVNFAEVLAALGRYPDLEGQPHQLGFDVGGVVTRVGDGVTGLRVGDRVGGFSGFGNGSWGTFVTCDARLVVGLPAAVSTVQAAAAATAYGTAWYGLSELARISAEDKVLIHSGTGGVGQAAIAIAKLAGAEIFATAGSPERRELLRSKGIEHVYDSRSTEFAEQIRRDTDGYGVDIVLNSLTGAAQQAGIELLAYGGRFVEIGKRDIYADARLGLFPFRRNLSFYAVDLALLTHTHPGRVQQLLRTLYQRIADGDLPVPSCTEYPLSEAATAIRVMSGAEHTGKLVLTVPRVGQTEAVLAPQRAPVFRNDGAYIVTGGLGGLGLFLAGQIAKAGCGRIVLTARSAPTPKARQAIERLRANGTDVVVESGNIAEAETAAAVVAAATATGLSLRGVLHAAAVVEDAVLANITDELIDKDWAPKVNGVWNLHRATAGQPLDWFCSFSSVAALFGSAGQGAYAAASSWLDAFTHWRRSQGLPANAIAWGAWGEIGRATFLAAGGRTTMIAPEEGARAFETLLRYDRTYTGYVPTTGAPWLAALVARSPFAEAFQQSGDQHGAESSALRAELRALAPGEWPARLRRLIADQTGLILRRAIDPDRPFAEHGLDSLGNLELRTRIEAETGIRVTPKTIATYNSARALGLHLSETLAAEEAPLAAT from the coding sequence ATGCAGTCGCGTGTTACGCCCATTGCGGTCATCGGGATGGGCTGCCGGCTCCCCGGCGGTATCGACTCACCGGACGGGTTCTGGCAAGCGCTGCTACGTGGCGACGACCTGGTGACCGACATCCCGCCCGAACGGTGGAACGTCGAGGAGCACTACGACCCCGAGCGCGGAGTCCCCGATCGGTCGGTGTCACGCTGGGGCGGCTTCATCGACGACGTCGGGGGCTTCGACGCCGCCTTCTTCGGTTTCGGGGAACGCGAGGCGACTGCCATCGATCCGCAGCACCGATTGCTGCTGGAGACGTCCTGGGAAGCGATCGAGCACGCCGGCATCGTGCCGGCATCGCTGAGCGGCTCGCGCACCGGCGTGTTCGTCGGGCTCTGCCAGCAGGACTACACGCTGATGACCGGCGACGCCGGCGTGCTGGGCGACGCCTACGGCTACACCTGCACCCCGTTCAGCATGGCCTCCGGGCGCATCGCCTACGGGCTGGGGCTGCTGGGCCCGGCCATCACGATGGACACGTCGTGTTCGTCGGGTCTGCTCGCCGTGCACCTGGCTTGCCGGAGTCTCGACAGCGGTGAGAGCGACATGGCCTTGGCCGGGGGCGCGATGCTGGTGCTGGACCCGCGGGTGTCGACGTCGGCGTCGGGCCAGGGCATGCTCTCGCCGACCGGCCGCTGCCACACGTTCGACGTCGCCGCCGACGGATTCGTCCGTTCCGACGGGTGCGCGGTGGTGGTGCTCAAGCGGTTGTCCGACGCTGTGCGCGACGGCGACCGGATCCTTGCGGTGGTGCGCGGCACCGCGGCGAATCAGGACGGCCGGTCCGAGACCATCACCACGCCGTCCTCGGTTGCCCAGGCCGCGGTATACCGGGCGGCATTGGCGGCGGCCGGAGTCGATCCGTCGACGGTAGGCGTGGTGGAAGCGCACGGCACCGGGACACCGAAGGGCGACCCGCTCGAATTCACCAGCCTGGCAGAGGTTTACGGTGCCTCCGGTAACCGGGTCGCGCTTGGCTCGGCCAAGAGCAATGTGGGCCATACCGAGGCGGCCGCCGGCGCCGTCGGATTGGTCAAGGCCGTCCTCGAGTTACACCACGGTGTGGTGCCGCCGATGGCGCACTTCACCCGTCTGCCCGACGAACTCGCCCGCATCGACACCGGACTGTTTGTGCCGCAAGAGGTTACGCCGTGGCCGGACAAACGCGACGCGCAGGGCCCGGTGCCGCGACGGGTCGGAGTGACGTCGTTCGGGATGTCGGGCACCAATGTGCACGCCGTCCTAGAGCAGGCACCCGACGGCCCCGCCGAGCTCTCTGTGCGCCCCGCGCCCGATGCCCTCGTCTTGCCGCTGTCGTCGACGTCGGCCGGCGAGCTGCGCCGCACCGCGGGGCGGCTCGCCGACTGGCTGGCCGCTAATAAGGCCGGCGTGTATGCCGCGGACCTGGCTTACACCCTGGGGCGCCGGCGCGGCCACCGGAGGGTGCGCACCGCGGTGGTCGCGGGGAACAACCTCGACGAGCTGACTGCACGGCTGCGCGAAATCGCCTGCAGTGAAACGCCTTACCCGCCGGCTGCCGGGCGCGACGACCGTGGGCCGGTGTGGACCTTCTCCGGGCAGGGCTCGCAGTGGGCGGCGATGGGGGCCGAGCTGCTGGCCAAGGAGCCGGCGTTCGCGGCGACCGTCGCCCAGGCCGAGCCCCTGATTGCGGCGGAGTCCGGGTTCTCGGTCACCGAAGCGATGTCGGTACCGGAAACGGTGACCGGCATCGGTCGGGTGCAACCCACGCTGTTCGCCTTCCAGGTCGCCATGGCCGAGGCGATGCGGTCCCACGGCGTGCAGCCCGGCGCGGTCATCGGGCATTCGATGGGCGAGATCGCCGCGGCCGTCGTCGCCGGTGCGCTGTCGCTACCCGACGGCGTCAAGGTGATCTGCCGGCGCTCCGAGCTGATGTCGCGGGTGGCGGGCGCCGGGGCGATGGCGACGGTGGAGCTGCCCGCCCAGCAGGTGCGCGACGAGTTGGCGGCCCGCGGCATCGGCGACGTCGTGGTGTCGGTGATCGCCTCGCCGAACTCCGTCGTAATTGGCGGCGCTGCCCAGCGGGTTCGCGATCTGGTCGCCGGGTGGGAGGCCCGCGACGTGATGGCCCGCGAGGTGGCCGTGGACGTCGCGTCGCATTCGTCGCAGGTGGACCCGATCCTGGCCGACCTGGCCGTGCGGCTCGCCGACCTCACGCCGGACGTGCCGAAGGTGCCGTATTACTCTGCGACGCTGGATGATCCGCGTAGCGCACCGGCTTTCGACGCCGGCTACTGGGTGCACAACCTGCGCCAGTCGGTGAAGTTCGCCGCCGCCGTGCACGCCGCCTTGGACGACGGTCACCGGGTGTTCGGGGAGCCGTCGCCGCACCCGCTGCTGACTCGTGCGGTGGAACAGACCGCTGCCGCGGCCGACGTCGTCGTGCACGCGTTGGCCGGCATGCGCCGTGAGCAACCGGCCCCGCACGGCCTGCTCGGTTTTCTGGCAGATCTCTACAGCGCCGGTGCCGCAATCGATTTCGCCGCGCTGTATCCGGCTGGCCGGCTGGTGGATGCGCCGCTGCCGACCTGGACCCGGCAACGGCTGTTGGTCGAGGCCGACGAGTCGGCGAGGCGCGGTGAGTGCACCGTCGCGGTGCACCCACTGCTCGGTGCACACGTCCGGCTGCCTGAGGAGCCGCAGCGGCACGCCTGGCAGGGCGAGATCGGCACCGTGGCGCTGCCGTGGTTGGCCGAGCACCAAGTAAATGGCGTCGCGGTGTTCCCGGGCGCGGGTTTTTGCGAAATGGCGCTGGCCGGGGCGGCCGAGATCTTCGGACCCGATGCCGAGGTGCGCAATGTCCGGTTCGAGCAGATGTTGCTGATGGACGACGAAACCCCGGTCAGCGCAGTGGCTTCGATCAAGGACGCCGGCGTCGCCGAGTTCGCGGTGGACACCGACCGCGACGGCGAACGGTCCCGGACCGCGACCGCACAGTTGTGCCGCACCGGCGACGCGAGCGCCGAGGAAAAACCGCAGCGCCGCGACATCGCGACCCTGCTGGCCACCCACCCGCGGCGCACGGACGGGGTCGCGCTGCGATGCTCGTTCGCCGAGCGTGGCGTCGATTACGGCCCCGCCTTCGCCGGCCTGGTCTCGGCATACAACGCGGAAGGCAAGAGCCGCAGCGTCGTGGCCGAGGTGGAGGTGCCCAGGGTGGTCCGTTCCCAGCAGGGCAGCTATGGCGTTCATCCGGCCCTGCTGGACGCTTGTTTCCAGACGGTGCTGGCCCACCCCGCCATCAAGGACGCGGCGCAAGTCGGCTTGCTGCTGCCGGTGAGCGTGGCGCGGTTGCGTCGGTACGCGCCGGCCCGCGGCACGCGCTACTGCCACGCGCGCATCGTGTCGGCGAGCGAGTCGGCCCTCGAGGTGGACCTGGATTTGCTCGACGAGACCGGCGCCATGGTGCTGGCCGTCGAAGGCCTGCGCATGGCGGCCAGTGGCGGCGGCGCCGAGCAGTTGATGACCGAGCGGCTGTTGACGGTCGAGTGGCAGCGACAGACGTTGCCGGCCGCGCCCGAAAGACCGGTGGGCAATTGGCTGTTGATCACCACCGCCGAGGCGGACCTGCTGGGCTCCCGCCTCGCCGACGCGCTGAAATCGCTTGCTGCCCAACCCTGCCCGCTGACCTGGCCGCAGCAGGCCGACCACTCCGCCAAGATCGCGGAGCTGTCCGCGGCGGTGCGCGGTGGCATCGAGGGTGTGGTGATCGTGTGCCCGCCACCGGCCGGTCCACCCGACGAGCAGGGGTTGCTGCAGGGCCGCGAGCAGGTGCGCCACCTGGTCCGCATGATCCGCGAACTGCCGGAAATGTCGGCCAAGCCGCCGCGGCTCTACGTCCTGACCCGGCGGGCTCAACTCGTGCTGGGCGATGACCAGCCCAACCTGGTGCAGGCTGGGCTGCGTGGCCTGCTGCGCGTGGTGGGCGCGGAGAACCCGCAACTGCACACCACCCAGATCGACCTGGCCGACGACGAGGACATCGAGCTGGTCGCCCAGGAACTCCGGTCCGGTACGGCCGAGGATGAAACCGCCTGGCGTGGCGGCCAGTGGTATACGGCCCGGCTGCGGTGCACTCCGCTGGGGGCCGACGAACGCCGGACGACCACGGTCCACCACGAGACCGAGCAGCTGCGCGCGCTGGTGCGCCACCCCGGCGACCTGCAGACCCTGGAGTTCGTCGCGTTCGACCGCACCGCACCCGGTGTCGGGGAGGTGGAGATCGCGGTCGAGGCGTCCAGCGTCAACTTCGCCGAAGTGCTTGCGGCGCTGGGCCGTTACCCCGATCTGGAGGGTCAGCCGCATCAGTTGGGCTTCGACGTGGGCGGTGTGGTCACTCGGGTCGGCGACGGCGTCACCGGCCTGCGGGTCGGGGACCGGGTGGGCGGCTTCTCCGGATTCGGCAACGGTAGCTGGGGCACGTTCGTTACCTGCGATGCCCGATTGGTGGTCGGTCTGCCGGCCGCTGTGTCCACCGTGCAGGCCGCCGCGGCGGCCACGGCTTACGGCACCGCCTGGTACGGGTTGTCCGAGCTGGCCCGGATCTCGGCCGAGGACAAGGTGCTGATTCACTCCGGCACCGGCGGCGTCGGTCAGGCCGCGATCGCGATCGCGAAGCTAGCCGGCGCCGAGATCTTCGCCACCGCTGGCAGTCCCGAGCGTCGAGAGCTGTTGCGAAGCAAAGGTATTGAGCACGTCTACGACTCGCGCAGCACCGAGTTCGCCGAGCAGATCCGCCGCGATACCGACGGCTACGGGGTCGACATCGTGTTGAACTCGCTGACCGGTGCGGCCCAGCAGGCCGGGATCGAGCTGCTGGCTTACGGCGGGCGGTTCGTCGAGATCGGCAAGCGGGACATCTACGCCGATGCCCGGCTGGGCCTGTTCCCCTTCCGCCGCAACCTGTCGTTCTACGCCGTCGACTTGGCGCTGCTCACGCACACTCACCCGGGCCGGGTGCAACAGCTGCTGCGCACGCTGTATCAGCGGATCGCCGACGGAGACCTGCCGGTGCCGTCTTGCACCGAATATCCGCTGTCGGAGGCGGCGACGGCGATCCGGGTGATGAGCGGCGCCGAGCACACCGGCAAGCTGGTGCTCACCGTGCCCCGGGTCGGACAGACCGAAGCGGTGCTGGCGCCGCAGCGAGCACCGGTGTTCCGCAACGACGGCGCCTACATCGTTACCGGCGGTCTGGGTGGTTTGGGATTGTTCTTGGCCGGCCAGATCGCCAAGGCGGGGTGCGGTCGCATCGTGCTGACGGCTCGCTCGGCTCCGACCCCGAAGGCGCGTCAGGCGATTGAGCGTCTTCGCGCGAACGGGACCGACGTCGTAGTGGAGAGCGGCAATATCGCCGAGGCCGAGACGGCCGCCGCGGTAGTGGCCGCGGCCACCGCGACCGGTCTGTCGTTGCGTGGGGTGTTGCACGCCGCCGCCGTCGTCGAGGACGCCGTGCTGGCCAACATTACCGACGAGCTGATCGACAAGGATTGGGCGCCAAAGGTCAACGGGGTGTGGAACTTGCATCGCGCGACCGCCGGGCAGCCGCTGGACTGGTTCTGCTCCTTCTCCTCGGTGGCCGCGCTGTTCGGGTCGGCCGGGCAGGGTGCCTACGCCGCGGCATCGAGTTGGCTGGACGCGTTCACGCACTGGCGCCGCAGCCAGGGCCTGCCGGCCAACGCGATCGCGTGGGGCGCATGGGGCGAGATCGGCCGCGCCACCTTCCTGGCGGCCGGTGGCCGTACGACGATGATCGCCCCGGAGGAGGGAGCGCGGGCGTTCGAGACGTTGTTGCGTTACGACCGCACCTACACCGGCTACGTGCCGACGACGGGTGCGCCCTGGCTGGCCGCACTGGTGGCGCGCAGCCCGTTCGCCGAAGCCTTCCAGCAGTCCGGGGACCAGCACGGTGCCGAAAGCTCTGCGTTGCGAGCCGAATTGCGGGCCCTGGCGCCCGGCGAGTGGCCGGCCCGGCTGCGCCGTCTCATCGCCGACCAGACCGGCCTGATCCTGCGCCGTGCCATCGATCCCGACCGGCCGTTCGCCGAGCACGGGCTGGACTCGCTGGGCAACCTGGAACTGCGCACCCGCATCGAAGCCGAGACCGGCATCCGCGTCACGCCCAAGACCATCGCCACCTACAATTCGGCGCGCGCGTTGGGGCTGCACCTGTCGGAGACGCTGGCTGCCGAAGAGGCGCCACTGGCGGCGACGTAA
- a CDS encoding permease has protein sequence MTWEITWALILGFLLSAVVQAVVRRSTIVSLMGDDRPRTLAVAAGLGAASSSCSYASVALARSLFRKGADFTAAMAFEIGSTNLVVELGIILALLMGWQFTAAEFVGGPIMIVVLAVLFRLFVRSRLVDAARVQAERGLAGSMEGHAAMDMSIKRDGSFAQRLCSAEGFTSVSHVFVMEWLAILRDLVLGLLIAGAIAAWVPESFWQGFFLANHPGAAALWGPIVGPVVAIVSFVCSIGNVPLAAVLWNGGISFGGVVAFIFADLIILPILNIYRKYYGARMMLTILATFYLAMVVAGYSVELLFGATNLIPHQRNATVMEAAVSWNYTTWLNIVFLAIAVVLVARFVTSGGLPMLRMMGGSPESEPGDHHH, from the coding sequence ATGACGTGGGAGATCACCTGGGCGCTGATCCTGGGCTTTCTGCTCTCCGCGGTGGTGCAGGCGGTGGTGCGCCGGTCGACGATCGTGAGCCTGATGGGCGACGACCGGCCCCGCACGCTGGCGGTGGCGGCCGGACTGGGCGCGGCCTCGTCGTCGTGTTCGTATGCTTCGGTGGCGCTGGCCCGGTCGCTGTTCCGCAAGGGCGCCGACTTCACCGCGGCGATGGCGTTCGAGATCGGCTCCACCAATCTCGTGGTCGAGCTGGGCATCATCCTCGCGTTGTTGATGGGCTGGCAGTTCACCGCCGCGGAGTTCGTCGGCGGACCGATCATGATCGTGGTGCTGGCGGTGCTGTTCCGGCTGTTCGTGCGGTCCCGGCTCGTCGACGCGGCCCGCGTCCAGGCCGAGCGCGGCCTCGCCGGTTCGATGGAAGGCCACGCCGCGATGGACATGTCGATCAAGCGGGACGGGTCGTTTGCGCAACGGTTGTGCTCCGCAGAGGGTTTCACCTCGGTGTCGCACGTGTTCGTCATGGAGTGGTTGGCGATCTTGCGCGATCTGGTGCTGGGTCTGTTGATCGCGGGCGCCATCGCGGCGTGGGTTCCCGAATCCTTCTGGCAGGGTTTCTTTTTGGCCAACCATCCCGGCGCGGCGGCGCTGTGGGGCCCGATCGTCGGGCCGGTCGTGGCGATCGTGTCGTTCGTGTGCTCGATCGGGAACGTGCCGCTGGCCGCGGTGCTGTGGAACGGCGGCATCAGCTTCGGTGGTGTCGTCGCGTTCATCTTCGCCGACCTGATCATCCTGCCGATCCTGAACATCTACCGGAAGTATTACGGCGCCAGGATGATGCTGACGATCCTGGCAACCTTCTACCTCGCCATGGTCGTCGCCGGCTACTCTGTCGAATTGCTGTTCGGCGCAACGAATCTCATCCCCCACCAGCGCAATGCCACCGTCATGGAGGCGGCCGTGTCGTGGAACTACACCACCTGGCTCAACATCGTGTTCCTGGCGATCGCGGTCGTGCTGGTCGCCCGGTTCGTCACCTCCGGCGGACTGCCGATGCTGCGGATGATGGGCGGCTCCCCCGAATCAGAACCCGGCGACCACCACCACTGA
- a CDS encoding Fur family transcriptional regulator: MTAQQRAVLDLLQRSDRFRSAQQLHLELRQDDGVRVGLVTVYRILHAFAGLEMVETQRAEDGEMLYRLRTTSEHRHYLLCRQCGLAIGFTVDDVECLTSQLAQQHRFTEVAHQIDFYGTCPQCVDT, from the coding sequence ATGACCGCCCAGCAGCGAGCCGTGCTGGACCTGCTGCAGCGCAGCGACCGCTTCCGTAGTGCCCAACAACTGCATCTCGAGCTTCGCCAAGACGACGGCGTCCGGGTCGGACTGGTGACCGTGTACCGCATCCTGCACGCGTTCGCCGGCCTGGAGATGGTGGAAACCCAGCGCGCCGAGGACGGCGAGATGCTGTATCGGCTGCGCACCACGTCCGAGCATCGACACTACTTGCTGTGCCGGCAGTGCGGGCTCGCCATCGGGTTCACCGTCGACGACGTCGAATGCCTCACCAGTCAACTCGCCCAGCAACACCGCTTCACCGAGGTCGCCCACCAGATCGACTTCTACGGCACCTGCCCCCAATGCGTCGACACCTGA
- a CDS encoding metal ABC transporter permease has product MSRFDGYVRASDPLTGAANMLSHPFIDHALVAGSAVAAVCGLAGYFLVLRGQVFAGDAQGHVAYSGAMAALVAGVDPRVGLFTSTIIAAVVLAALSRVGADDVAIGSFFSWILGLGALFLTYYTSHGSGNNGTANVNVLFGSIFGINDDARTFALAGAATLTAVLVAIARPLLFATIDPGIARAAGVPTRLLSMIFLVVVGITVAEATQIVGTLVVLGLLAAPAAAAVRLTSQPWLGFWLSALLAAAAIWIGVTVAYAVPAAPATFTIMSAAAAGYLITAVIGARDRRRLRGPGAVRPPNTSEEHNNAVAAATTPLAHDRPAASRAGPAAAQRPLP; this is encoded by the coding sequence ATGAGCAGGTTCGACGGCTACGTGCGGGCATCGGATCCGCTGACCGGCGCGGCGAACATGCTGTCGCATCCGTTCATCGACCACGCGCTGGTGGCCGGGAGCGCGGTGGCTGCCGTGTGCGGGCTGGCCGGTTACTTCCTGGTGCTGCGCGGCCAGGTCTTCGCCGGGGACGCGCAAGGACACGTCGCCTACTCCGGCGCCATGGCGGCCCTAGTTGCGGGCGTCGACCCACGGGTGGGACTGTTCACCTCAACAATCATCGCGGCCGTCGTGCTGGCCGCGCTGAGCCGAGTCGGTGCCGACGACGTCGCGATCGGGTCGTTCTTCTCCTGGATACTCGGACTGGGTGCGCTGTTTTTGACGTACTACACCAGCCATGGCAGCGGCAACAACGGCACGGCGAACGTGAATGTCTTGTTCGGCAGCATCTTTGGCATCAACGATGACGCGAGGACCTTCGCGTTGGCCGGCGCGGCGACGTTGACCGCGGTGTTGGTCGCCATCGCCCGTCCACTGCTATTCGCCACCATCGATCCGGGCATCGCCCGGGCTGCCGGCGTGCCGACCCGACTGCTCAGCATGATCTTTTTGGTCGTTGTCGGAATCACGGTCGCCGAAGCCACCCAGATCGTCGGCACCCTGGTCGTGCTCGGCCTGCTCGCCGCCCCGGCCGCCGCGGCCGTCCGGCTGACCAGTCAACCCTGGTTGGGGTTCTGGTTGTCCGCGCTCCTGGCCGCCGCCGCGATCTGGATCGGCGTCACCGTCGCATACGCGGTCCCGGCGGCACCGGCGACCTTCACCATCATGAGCGCCGCCGCCGCCGGCTACCTGATCACCGCCGTCATCGGTGCCCGAGACCGCCGGCGCTTGCGCGGCCCGGGGGCCGTTCGACCACCCAACACATCCGAGGAGCACAACAATGCCGTCGCCGCGGCTACTACACCGCTCGCGCATGACCGCCCAGCAGCGAGCCGTGCTGGACCTGCTGCAGCGCAGCGACCGCTTCCGTAG